A genomic window from Lycium barbarum isolate Lr01 chromosome 4, ASM1917538v2, whole genome shotgun sequence includes:
- the LOC132637445 gene encoding uncharacterized protein LOC132637445 produces the protein MRQEHSIQVTFVNPDNKSKLEHKIHLKASIDVVRLLLNQGLTFRGHREDESSLNKGNFLEILSWYAKRLGSVVEWFIGIIHVRDTSALCLKVAIVNYLAQHSLSLSHIRGQCYIGASKMQGRLSGVKTLIQQESISTHAIHFFAHQLQLALVGVSKKCLQVEEPVLLVSNVLNVLGGFFKCMDELRESQEEKVQEALDMGEVETDKGLNQELGLARAANTRWGSHYKYFKNFISMFDSITDVLDTIVVDSECVKDRAKAIGFLRVCQTFEIAFILQLMRDILAITIELNESLQKKEQDIANGMLLVQVVKKRLQDLRDEGWDLLIERSAFSVKLLIGNFKNKLKECFNEVRTNLLIGVVCLNPVDTFSSFNIEKILRMVELYPDDFGENIMVTLKNELETYIADVCDVDGRFSNLKGLGNHSEELVKAQKHLHYPLVFRLVKFALFLPVATATVERAFSPMKLIKNELRNRMIDDFMSGSITEMPSFFDFPPKLSKIIMSCISTSSIAVLVNGGKTTSIQPTRGIRQGDPMSPYIFILCMELLSRRIEQRVSQNDWTPISVSARRPKISHLFFTDDLTLFSQANNRNVNTILETLSGFSSKSGQRINFIK, from the exons ATGCGACAAGAACATTCAATTCAAGTTACGTTTGTAAATCCGGATAATAAATCTAAGCTTGAGCACAAAATTCATTTAAAGGCTTCAATTGATGTGGTGAGACTCCTTTTGAATCAAGGATTGACATTTCGTGGACATCGTGAAGATGAATCATCATTAAACAAGGGTAACTTTCTTGAAATTCTTTCATGGTATGCGAAGCG ATTGGGATCTGTGGTGGAATGGTTTATTGGGATCATTCATGTTCGTGATACTAGTGCTTTATGTTTAAAAGTTGCAATTGTTAACTACCTTGCTCAACATTCTTTGAGTTTATCTCATATCCGTGGACAATGCTATATTGGAGCAAGCAAGATGCAAGGGCGTCTAAGTGGCGTTAAAACTTTGATTCAACAAGAAAGTATATCAACTCATGCGATTCATTTTTTTGCTCATCAACTTCAGTTGGCTCTTGTTGGGGTATCTAAAAAATGTCTTCAAGTTGAAGAGCCTGTATTGTTGGTTTCTAATGTATTAAATGTACTGGGAGGTTTTTTTAAATGCATGGATGAACTTCGAGAATCTCAAGAAGAAAAAGTTCAAGAGGCGCTAGATATGGGCGAGGTTGAAACTGATAAGGGCTTGAATCAAGAACTTGGTCTTGCTAGGGCTGCCAATACTCGGTGGGGTTCACACTACAAATATTTTAAAAACTTTATTAGTATGTTTGACTCTATTACTGATGTTCTTGATACTATTGTTGTTGATTCCGAATGTGTTAAAGATAGAGCTAAGGCAATAGGATTTCTCAGGGTTTGTCAAACATTTGAGATAGCTTTCATATTGCAGTTAATGAGAGATATTTTGGCGATCACAATTGAACTTAATGAATCACTACAGAAGAAAGAACAAGATATTGCAAATGGTATGTTACTTGTTCAAGTGGTGAAGAAACGATTGCAAGATCTAAGAGATGAAGGATGGGATCTGCTTATCGAGAGGTCTGCATTTTCTGTCAA ATTATTGATTGGAAACTTCAAGAACAAACTCAAGGAATGTTTTAACGAGGTGAGAACGAATTTGCTTATTGGAGTTGTTTGCTTGAATCCAGTTGATACATTTTCTAGTTTTAACATCGAGAAAATACTGAGAATGGTTGAATTATATCCTGATGATTTTGGTGAAAATATAATGGTTACTCTTAAGAATGAGCTAGAGACTTATATTGCTGATGTCTGTGATGTTGATGGAAGGTTCTCCAACCTAAAAGGACTTGGTAATCATTCTGAAGAGCTAGTTAAAGCACAGAAGCATTTACATTATCCCCTTGTGTTTCGCCTTGTAAAATTTGCGTTGTTCCTGCCGGTCGCCACTGCTACAGTTGAAAGAGCTTTTTCGCCAATGAAGTTGATCAAGAATGAATTGCGAAATCGAATGATTGATGACTTCATGAGCG GATCCATTACAGAGATGCCCTCCTTCTTTGACTTCCCACCAAAACTCTCCAAGATCATTATGTCTTGTATCAGTACCAGCTCCATCGCAGTCTTGGTGAATGGAGGAAAAACAACTTCGATCCAACCCACTAGAGGAATTAGACAAGGAGACCCTATGTCACCCTACATCTTTATCCTGTGCATGGAGCTTCTCTCTAGAAGAATTGAACAAAGAGTCTCTCAAAATGATTGGACCCCTATCTCTGTTAGTGCAAGAAGGCCTAAGATCTCCCACCTGTTCTTTACTGATGATCTTACCCTTTTCTCCCAAGCAAACAACAGAAATGTCAATACCATCTTAGAGACACTTTCCGGTTTCAGCTCTAAGTCAGGGCAAAggataaatttcatcaagtaa
- the LOC132638403 gene encoding 17.3 kDa class II heat shock protein-like: MDLRLMGIDAPLFHTLQHIMDAETDDSDKPVNAPSRNYVRDTKAMAATPADVKEYPNSYVFIVDMPGLKSGDIKVQVEVDNVLMISGERKRQEEKEGAKYIRMERRVGKFMRKFTLAENANNDAISAVCQDGVLTITVQKLPPPEPKKPKTIEVKIA, translated from the coding sequence ATGGATTTGAGGCTGATGGGTATCGACGCACCACTCTTCCACACACTCCAGCACATCATGGACGCTGAAACCGACGATTCCGACAAGCCCGTGAATGCCCCATCAAGGAACTATGTCCGTGACACTAAGGCCATGGCTGCCACACCCGCAGACGTGAAAGAGTACCCTAATTCGTATGTTTTCATTGTTGATATGCCAGGGTTGAAATCTGGAGATATCAAAGTGCAGGTGGAAGTTGACAATGTGCTGATGATTAGTGGAGAAAGGAAAAGGCAAGAAGAGAAAGAAGGAGCAAAGTATATCAGAATGGAGAGAAGGGTCGGCAAATTCATGAGGAAGTTTACACTTGCGGAGAATGCGAATAATGATGCTATTTCTGCTGTTTGTCAAGATGGGGTTCTGACTATCACGGTACAGAAGTTGCCTCCTCCTGAGCCCAAGAAACCCAAAACCATTGAGGTCAAAATTGCATGA